The following is a genomic window from Niabella soli DSM 19437.
CAGGATGAAATTAAAAGAATACGGATCAACTTAACGGGCGAATACCAGGTGCCTTTTATCCAGGGCCTCACCATCAGCGGATTGTATTCCTATTACTGGCAGAACCAGATGCTGAACAATCATGAGTTTACCTATGATACCTATACCTATGATCCAACTACCGCTCAATATAACCGTACAGGGGGCAGTACGAATCCCTGGCGGGAAAGAAGGCAAACCAATGATTATACCACTTCAACAAATATTAAACTGAATTATAACCGCAAGTTTGGTGAGCACACTATCGAAGCCACTTTGGTAAACGAGCGGATCAATGAGCATTACCTGATGAACTGGATCCATTCGGTTCCGCCATTAAATACATTGGACCTGATCTATTTTTCACAGGCAGATCAATATAATGATGTGGATCAAACGCTGGCGCGGATCGGGTATGTGGGCCGGCTGAACTATAATTATGCAGATAAATATTACCTGGAACTGGCAGGCAGGCGCGACTTGTCCAGCTTGTTTCCTCCGGATCATCGTGTGGGCTATTTCCCTTCCGTTTCCGGTAGCTGGCGGGTTACGCAGGAAAAATTTATTCAGAACCTCCTGGGCGGACGATCAGTGCTTTCCGATCTGAAATTCAGAGGCTCCTATGCGGTGCTGGGGCAGGATGGTCTTACTGTTGCTACCGATAAAAATTCAGGACAGATGGGATATTTTAATCCACTTATACCTTACTTTGCTTATGTGCCGGGCTATACCTATAATGTGGGCAGCGCGGTATTTGGCGGACAATTTACACCAGGTTCAAGAGACAGAGGACTTCCAATTACAAATGTTTCATGGGTAAAATCCAAACTGTTTAACCTGGGTATGGATGTAGCGCTTTTCAATAATAAACTATCTGCTACTTTCGATTATTTCAGACGTGAACAGACCGGCCTCCTGGCTTCAAAATACACAGTGTTGTTGCCCTCGGAAGTTGGATTTAACCTGCCACAGGAGAATCTGAATTCGGAGATCATTACCGGTTATGAAATGTCGGCTACCTACAGGAATAATTTTGGACCGCTAAATTACAGCGTAGCCGCTAATTTCTCTTATGCAAGACCGAAATATGGTGATGTGTATGCACCAAGGTGGAACAACTCTTTAGACCAATATTTCCCGGGTGGGAACAATACGCCGGGGCGTTACAGAAGAGCCGACCAAACCTGGGGCTATATTGCCCTCGGACAGTTTACGTCACAGGATCAGATCAATAATTACCCGGTGGATATTGACGGCAAGGGAAATAAAACGCTGCTTCCCGGCGATCTGATCTATAAGGATCTGAATGGCGATGGTAAAATTGACATTAACGATCAACGCCCGATAGGTACCGGCACCGGTCAGCCACTTTATAATTTTGGATTTAATCTTTCTTTAAACTATAAGAATTTTGATTTCGTGGCTGTTCTCTCGGGCGCAGCCGGTTACACCTGGACCCAACAATGGGAGGCGCTTTGGCCTTTTCAGAATCAGGGCAACCTGAATACGATCTTTACCGACCGTTGGCACCGGGAAGATTTCAGGGACCCCAACAGCCCCTGGATACCGGGCAAATACCCTGCACTCAGATTTTCGGACCAATCGGGACTTAGCAATTACTCCACAACATCCACTTTCTGGACACATAACGTTAAATACCTCAGGGCAAGAACCATTGAACTGGGTTACAGTTTTGCAAGAGATTGGATGCGCAGAGTCGGGGCTACCCGTGGACGGATTTTTGTAAACAGCTATAACCTGTTTTCATTAGATAATTTAAAACAGTACAATGTAGATCCGGAGGTACAGGGCACCAATGGCCTGCAGTATCCTCAAACCCGGAACTTCAATTTTGGTTTTAATCTCACTTTTTAAAGGCCGGATACTGTTGGTACTATTGAATGAAAAATAAATTTAAAATGACTACACAAAATATAAAAATGAGAAGAATATTATTAGGCGCCCTGATGATCATGATAATATTTGCCGCCTGCAAAAGCGATAAAAGCTTTTTGGATGTGCCGCCAATCGGGATTCTTCCGGTGGATCAGTCCTTTAACGATCAACCCACAATAGTTTCCATTTTGGCTGATTTGTACGACCGTGAAAATGACCAGGTAAATACGAATAGCGACCGAAGTGATCTGAATGATTGGGCAAACTTTGTTGATTTTGGCGAAGCCTTTCCGTCGGACGACAACTTAAGCTCTGTTCAAAACACTAATTGGGGTTATGGGCAATGGAGCGCCTGGGACTATGGTTATATCAGGGACCTGAATTTGTTTATTGAGCGGTTAGATTCTTCCAATGCCAGCGGCATTCTGGCCGCTAAACCAAGGTTCAATGCAGAAGCCCGTTTTTTAAGGGCCAGCTATTATTTTGAATTGGTGAAGCGCATGGGCGGGGTACCCCTTATTCTTAAATCGATGTCTTATAACGTGGGTGATGATGTTACGAAACTCCAGGTCCCCAGGAGCAAGGAGTCGGATATTTATGATTTTGTAATTAGCGAAATGGAGGCAATAAAAAATAATTTACCCGATGACGCCACCATTAAAGACCGGGCTACAAAGGCGGCGGCGCTGGCTACAGAAGCCCGTGCAGCCTTGTTCGCCGGATCAATTGCAAAATATGGAGTGAGTACGCCCGGGGTATCGCTGCCCGGAGGCGAAGTGGGTATTCCGCAGTCCATGGCAAACGGCTACTATCAAAAAGCGCTTGCAGCGGCACAGGAAATTATAAGTGCCAATAAGTATAGTTTGTATATGAAAAGGCCGGATGATTTGTCTGTGAACTTTTCGCAACTCTTTACCGATAAGAATGGTAACCCTGAAACTATTTTTATAAAGGATTATAAATTAAAAACCACAAAAACACAGTCTTATACTTTAAGAAATCAGCCCCATTACCAGTCGGAAGAAGCGGGAGAATCGGGCCGGTTGAATCCATCCCTTAACCTGGTAGAATCCTTTGAAAAGCTGGATAACACGTTTGCGCCTATACCCATTACTGATGGAAGCGGCAATCCCATTGTTTATAGTACTCCGATACAGGCTTTCGCGGGAAGAGATGCCCGGCTCGCAGGCACTGTTATGTTGCCGGGTTCTAATTTTAAATATCCTACCGATATTTGGGCGGGACTTATTCTGCCGAATGGCAGTATTTTTAGCGGCAACTCCG
Proteins encoded in this region:
- a CDS encoding SusC/RagA family TonB-linked outer membrane protein translates to MSKFLVKLSLTVIMMVSVCVAFGQTKTITGTVTDSAGAPLSGASVTIKGTSIGASTNANGRFSLNSTRSDGTIIVSYAGYKTQEVAFAGTGELKVQLTQEIKAGEEVIVIGYGTRKREAISGSVASISSKDIGNTHAGSQVSNTLAGKLPGLSFRQADGRPGAAAGLQIRNFGPALYVIDGVQSDENSFNSLNGEDIESISILKDASAAVYGLRGANGVVLVTTKKGKLGQKSTISANLSYGIQNMFRFAKVLTSAYDYMRYKAEGQINSGTSGNVFGKTDITDQELAKYKADTGFNYKSFDWPSFIFKKNSPLTSVNVNATGGSDKITYYISANNLFQNSLLGREYTFRRSNIQSNVSAKIANGLKVGTEIFGNDELTQNPGVPGVDDYWQGLFASLRNLPTERPYANDNPNYLNHISNDESNWAFDDFKHSGKYQDEIKRIRINLTGEYQVPFIQGLTISGLYSYYWQNQMLNNHEFTYDTYTYDPTTAQYNRTGGSTNPWRERRQTNDYTTSTNIKLNYNRKFGEHTIEATLVNERINEHYLMNWIHSVPPLNTLDLIYFSQADQYNDVDQTLARIGYVGRLNYNYADKYYLELAGRRDLSSLFPPDHRVGYFPSVSGSWRVTQEKFIQNLLGGRSVLSDLKFRGSYAVLGQDGLTVATDKNSGQMGYFNPLIPYFAYVPGYTYNVGSAVFGGQFTPGSRDRGLPITNVSWVKSKLFNLGMDVALFNNKLSATFDYFRREQTGLLASKYTVLLPSEVGFNLPQENLNSEIITGYEMSATYRNNFGPLNYSVAANFSYARPKYGDVYAPRWNNSLDQYFPGGNNTPGRYRRADQTWGYIALGQFTSQDQINNYPVDIDGKGNKTLLPGDLIYKDLNGDGKIDINDQRPIGTGTGQPLYNFGFNLSLNYKNFDFVAVLSGAAGYTWTQQWEALWPFQNQGNLNTIFTDRWHREDFRDPNSPWIPGKYPALRFSDQSGLSNYSTTSTFWTHNVKYLRARTIELGYSFARDWMRRVGATRGRIFVNSYNLFSLDNLKQYNVDPEVQGTNGLQYPQTRNFNFGFNLTF
- a CDS encoding RagB/SusD family nutrient uptake outer membrane protein, encoding MRRILLGALMIMIIFAACKSDKSFLDVPPIGILPVDQSFNDQPTIVSILADLYDRENDQVNTNSDRSDLNDWANFVDFGEAFPSDDNLSSVQNTNWGYGQWSAWDYGYIRDLNLFIERLDSSNASGILAAKPRFNAEARFLRASYYFELVKRMGGVPLILKSMSYNVGDDVTKLQVPRSKESDIYDFVISEMEAIKNNLPDDATIKDRATKAAALATEARAALFAGSIAKYGVSTPGVSLPGGEVGIPQSMANGYYQKALAAAQEIISANKYSLYMKRPDDLSVNFSQLFTDKNGNPETIFIKDYKLKTTKTQSYTLRNQPHYQSEEAGESGRLNPSLNLVESFEKLDNTFAPIPITDGSGNPIVYSTPIQAFAGRDARLAGTVMLPGSNFKYPTDIWAGLILPNGSIFSGNSAGQLLTPPGASAPVQVVGNDGPLSLKFVTQTGFYVRKYMDPAPGSGGRGTGSEVPYIRYRFGEVLLNAAEAAFELGQPDVAAGYINQIRRRAGFTVDLTPAQISFDRIVHERRAELSFEGHILWDMKRWRLATTMWDGVPMSQADLLSNIGTSTKRNTQPYGLWPYKIYNPGNANNGKWIFKIVLPQAVTAARQFRLGNYYSKIDNNIISNNPKIVPNPNN